One Leopardus geoffroyi isolate Oge1 chromosome E1, O.geoffroyi_Oge1_pat1.0, whole genome shotgun sequence genomic window, CTGCCTAGGGCACAGGCCCCAAACCTGTGTTCCCAGGGTCCCCAGCAGCAAACactggaaaatcttttttttttctctcctcttccaccccTTAATTTTAACATTGTGGTAACTGAGTGTCCCtgcgtgcctgtgtgtgcgtgtgcgggGCGGCAGTGCCGTTCCGGAGGCCTGGCCCATCTGGAGTTTTGTGAAGGGTGAGGGGACCAGGGCAGCAGGACCAGAGTTAGGGGTCAGTCCCCCACTCTCCCATCCTGGGGCCAGGGACTGCTGGTAAATCATCTGGGGTCCTACCTGTTGCCTTCCCCCATCGGTCCCCTTCTCTatgaacttacaaaaaaaaaaaaaaaaaaaccactcccctgcatctctcctcccctccccccctcccttgtGGAGGGGGCTGTGCTGGCTGGGGCAGAGAACTGAGCAcctgagcctggggctggctccccagGGTCCCTGACTCAGCTGAGAGCCCCCTCCTATAACCTCTGAGAGGCCAGCACCTGCCCTGCAGTCTCTGGGTATCTGGAATCTGGGCAGCAGCCTGGGAAGGCTGGAGAGGCAGATGGCCGTGCCTACcagcccttctctctgtcctgcctctgCCCTAGGGGCCAGGCTGTACCTGTGTGGTGGTGGGTGGGCTGACTGTCAAGACGCGTGTCATGTACatttgtatcaaaaataaataagtgaccaTGTGCTGTTGCTAGTGTTGaaagaatttgggggtggggaggtgacaGACATGAAAGGGACAAAGACAGACCTGGCAAGAGCATGAAACAAATGAAGACTACAGCTGCTCCAGACCTGGAACTTGCAAGGAAAGCCCTTGTGTTCTAGAAAAGAAGCTGGGAAATAAAAGTGTCAGTAACTACGACCACCAccactttctccctccccaccgtTGGTCCTACCACACTCCTAAAACTTTGGCTGAggccaggaaggctggaggaggcaggctgGTAGGTGCCTAACTTGATTTCGTAAGCACCCACTTCAAACAAAACCTAAGTGGCCGAGGACAGTGTCCTGGCTGGGAGTGTCTGTGTGGCAGAGACACAAGCTCAACTCCAAACTCtaccaaaataatttaattagaAACAcagcccatccctcccccacccccgccgcccccagccaACCACAACTTAAGAACAAGCCCGTTTGCAATGCTTAGGCGGGACTGCTCCATCTGGCCACCAGGGGGCGGTCCTGCGCAGGGTCCACGTGGCAGAGGTCGCGGCCTCACCAGGCGCGGCGAAACCAAATCCGCCCAAGTGGCAGGGCTCGGGTCAAGTCAGTCGGAGCTATCCCCATCCGGGCCGCTGTCCGGCGTGGGCGGGAGGAGGGGTCTCCGGCGGGAGCGCTTGACCCGGCGCGGGGGCATCAGTAGCCTCCGCTTCAGCACAGCTAcgggcagggtggggaagggtcGGTGATCGGCAGGGATGCCCTGGAGGTCCAGGGCTGGGTTGCGTGGGTAAGGAGGGTTAACTTCTCACCAGCCACCGTGTCCTGGCTGTCCGCTGTGGGCTCCCAGTAGATGCTATCCCCCCGTCGGAAGTTTCGGTGCAGCCGTGTGCAGAGCGTGGCCAGAGTGAGCAGCACTAACAGGAAGGTCAGGGCCATGGCCGCCCAAGCAGCCTCCTCCGTGCGCGGGGTAGGGCCCCGGGCTACCCGCGGGGGCACTGCTGCCCGAGGGGCTGGGGAAGCCTCACTTGGACAGGTACAGCCCCCTGGGCTGCTTTGCCCTTTGAGCACTTGAGCCTCTATCCTGGAGCTGGCATTGCCTCTGGGCCCCTCATGCATCAAGGGGAGAGTGGGCACAGATGGGGCATCACTCCCCTCACCCCGGGCTGCCGGCATGGGCTGCTTGGCCTCCAAGCTCCGTGGAGAGGCAGGGGGGAGCCTCAGGGCTGAGGGCGTGAGCTGGAGACCAAGAGCGGCCCGCAGCCCACGCCTCTTGGCACCGCCAGGAGAGAGGTGCCTGGACCCTCCAGCTGCCTCCTCCACACCTGGGGGCCGCCAGCTCCGCAGGGTAAAAGCCAAAGCTGGGGcctttggggagagagacagcagtCACCCTTTTCCTGCCCAGATAACCCAAGGACCCCACCACCAACCAAGCCCAGCACCCCTCACCTGCAGACACCCTCTCCGGCACAGCCTCCCTCTACCTGGCCTTGGCACCAAGGGAGAAGACCCAGAAAGACCGTCAGAGCAGAACCATGCCTTCTCCTTCCTCAgcctcctccgccgccgccgcctcttcAGCCAGTGGGCAGCCCAGGCTGGCTCTATCCATGCCATCTCCAGCACCACCCCACATGCTGCCAGCACCAAGGGCTAGGAAAGGAGAACTAAGTTGAAGGTGGGGAGCCAGCAAGAGGAAGTCCCTGAATTTTCCTTTCCTGCACATGGGGCTGCAGCCTCTGCCAGTGCGAAACAACGACCTTTCATCAACTGCTTACCCGCTCCTGAGTAAGGCTGGAGTCCGGGGCCAGTGAGGGCTGGGCCACACAAACGTGGGCCAGGAGGGCAAGCTGGAGCTTCAGCCAAGGGTGGGCACAGGGGTGGTAGAGGAAGGTGACATCTTCAGCCTGGAGTAATGGCATGGAGACATTAAGCCAGGCCAGATGACTCTCTGAGAATCCCAAGTTCTCCCGTCCTGGAGACCAGCTTTATTAAAGGGATTTCCAAGGCAGCCAGATGACCCACCTTCAGGGCTCAGGAAAGGACAAAGAGCCCTGGGTACTGGTGAGCGTTCCCTTCTGCCTCTGAGCATTttcacccctcctctccctcaaaTGCCACACCTCAAAGCTCACAGCTTCCATGACAGCAAGCCTGGTTAacgctgtcagaacacactcttcAGCTGTATTTCTCGGCACCTGTGACAGTGGCTCTACGGGTCCCCAGTCTAGACTGTAAGCATCCCCCAAATGGAGACCAGGTCTCCTATCTACTGATCTACCTATATATTCAATCTTCCCCAAACATCCAAATGCAGGGCACTCAGGCAGTAGGTGCACGGTTCCACGATGCAAACACCTCATCAATTACTAATTATTTTTGATTGTACTGACCTAATGCTCCACACTGTGCCAGATGTTACAGGAGATGCCAAAAGACAACGCCTGGACTCTGCTTGCGGGAAATGTAGAGGAAACTCAGGGCAATAGAACTAATGCAAATGAAAGAACTAATAAAACTCAAAGTGATTAGCCATTAAGTTGTAAGAGAGAAGTTGTAAGCATTACATGAATTTGGAGAAGGTGATGAATAAGGGCTGATGTGATCAGGCAAGTTCTCAAGAAAGAGCTGACTCTTGCACTGGGCTTTGGAGGTGGATGGGATGGatggcaggagggcagggagctgcccACTCCAGCTTCTAGTCAGGATAGGCCAGGTGTGGAGAGTAAGTGGCATTAAAGGAACAGCAGTGGGAATAAGCCTGACACTCACACGTGTGGTGGATAGACCAAGATGACTGGAGAAGAACCAAAGATTTGGGGAGGTCAGACAAGGCCTGaaaagctgggggtgggagcGAGGGGTCAGTTGGGTATGACCATGATAAGACGAGAAATAAGATATTGAAGGTTTCCAAACAGTGGAATGACTTAATGAAAGGGCTGTTTGAGGGAAGGAACCAGGTGGGTGGCATGAGGTTTCTTGGCCAGAAGCTAttacaaggttttaaaaaaaaagttaggggctcctgggtggctcagtcagttaaacctccgacttcagctcaggtcacgatctcacagtctgtgagttcgagccccgcgtcgggctctgtgctgacggctcagagcctggagcctgcttcagattctgtgtctccctctctctgcctctcccgtgctcatgctcggtctctctctgtctcaaaaataaataaaaacattaaaaaaaatttttttttaaaagttagatatttcaaaaggaaaaccaaagggaCAGGGAAGGTATCTGACCACTGGCCTCGAAAACAGAGAGGCAGCCACGCAAGGTGAAGCCACGGTCTGGTGCCCAGTAACTGAGGCACACTCTTTACCTCATACAGCTTCCTACTTCCCAAAGTGCTATCACACACACTTCATTTAGTCCTAACAGCCTCTCTTaagaaaactggggctcagagaagccagGAGACTCTCCACAGTCACACAGCAGAGTTGGGGCATGGGTTGTTTTTTTGCCACTAGGGCCAGAGATCCCCCTGC contains:
- the TP53I13 gene encoding tumor protein p53-inducible protein 13 isoform X4, with the translated sequence MSPWPAEDVTFLYHPCAHPWLKLQLALLAHVCVAQPSLAPDSSLTQERPLVLAACGVVLEMAWIEPAWAAHWLKRRRRRRRLRKEKAWFCSDGLSGSSPLVPRPGRGRLCRRGCLQAPALAFTLRSWRPPGVEEAAGGSRHLSPGGAKRRGLRAALGLQLTPSALRLPPASPRSLEAKQPMPAARGEGSDAPSVPTLPLMHEGPRGNASSRIEAQVLKGQSSPGGCTCPSEASPAPRAAVPPRVARGPTPRTEEAAWAAMALTFLLVLLTLATLCTRLHRNFRRGDSIYWEPTADSQDTVAAVLKRRLLMPPRRVKRSRRRPLLPPTPDSGPDGDSSD
- the TP53I13 gene encoding tumor protein p53-inducible protein 13 isoform X1, with the translated sequence MAPQPPSPQLLLLAALAGLLGPSEVVAEPEEEAGASCPEGPWPLPPQVSPRVTYTRMSPWPAEDVTFLYHPCAHPWLKLQLALLAHVCVAQPSLAPDSSLTQERPLVLAACGVVLEMAWIEPAWAAHWLKRRRRRRRLRKEKAWFCSDGLSGSSPLVPRPGRGRLCRRGCLQAPALAFTLRSWRPPGVEEAAGGSRHLSPGGAKRRGLRAALGLQLTPSALRLPPASPRSLEAKQPMPAARGEGSDAPSVPTLPLMHEGPRGNASSRIEAQVLKGQSSPGGCTCPSEASPAPRAAVPPRVARGPTPRTEEAAWAAMALTFLLVLLTLATLCTRLHRNFRRGDSIYWEPTADSQDTVAAVLKRRLLMPPRRVKRSRRRPLLPPTPDSGPDGDSSD
- the TP53I13 gene encoding tumor protein p53-inducible protein 13 isoform X5 → MAPQPPSPQLLLLAALAGLLGPSEVSPRVTYTRMSPWPPLVLAACGVVLEMAWIEPAWAAHWLKRRRRRRRLRKEKAWFCSDGLSGSSPLVPRPGRGRLCRRGCLQAPALAFTLRSWRPPGVEEAAGGSRHLSPGGAKRRGLRAALGLQLTPSALRLPPASPRSLEAKQPMPAARGEGSDAPSVPTLPLMHEGPRGNASSRIEAQVLKGQSSPGGCTCPSEASPAPRAAVPPRVARGPTPRTEEAAWAAMALTFLLVLLTLATLCTRLHRNFRRGDSIYWEPTADSQDTVAAVLKRRLLMPPRRVKRSRRRPLLPPTPDSGPDGDSSD
- the TP53I13 gene encoding tumor protein p53-inducible protein 13 isoform X2, translated to MAPQPPSPQLLLLAALAGLLGPSEVSPRVTYTRMSPWPAEDVTFLYHPCAHPWLKLQLALLAHVCVAQPSLAPDSSLTQERPLVLAACGVVLEMAWIEPAWAAHWLKRRRRRRRLRKEKAWFCSDGLSGSSPLVPRPGRGRLCRRGCLQAPALAFTLRSWRPPGVEEAAGGSRHLSPGGAKRRGLRAALGLQLTPSALRLPPASPRSLEAKQPMPAARGEGSDAPSVPTLPLMHEGPRGNASSRIEAQVLKGQSSPGGCTCPSEASPAPRAAVPPRVARGPTPRTEEAAWAAMALTFLLVLLTLATLCTRLHRNFRRGDSIYWEPTADSQDTVAAVLKRRLLMPPRRVKRSRRRPLLPPTPDSGPDGDSSD
- the TP53I13 gene encoding tumor protein p53-inducible protein 13 isoform X3; its protein translation is MAPQPPSPQLLLLAALAGLLGPSEVVAEPEEEAGASCPEGPWPLPPQVSPRVTYTRMSPWPPLVLAACGVVLEMAWIEPAWAAHWLKRRRRRRRLRKEKAWFCSDGLSGSSPLVPRPGRGRLCRRGCLQAPALAFTLRSWRPPGVEEAAGGSRHLSPGGAKRRGLRAALGLQLTPSALRLPPASPRSLEAKQPMPAARGEGSDAPSVPTLPLMHEGPRGNASSRIEAQVLKGQSSPGGCTCPSEASPAPRAAVPPRVARGPTPRTEEAAWAAMALTFLLVLLTLATLCTRLHRNFRRGDSIYWEPTADSQDTVAAVLKRRLLMPPRRVKRSRRRPLLPPTPDSGPDGDSSD